In Paenibacillus hexagrammi, the following are encoded in one genomic region:
- a CDS encoding rhamnogalacturonan lyase family protein, whose amino-acid sequence MNASAYVGQRFAAQNAGLIFEFDANLPASKGAALFLMDGKVNATTSAALRYQLDAGLIKRYNGSSQITYNTSHWYRFQMVFNIPQRTNTVHVVDLNDGTEVNWNETFNNTNVSKISSFGFSMTRSGGRLNLANVKVTALDLNVSALQLHSGDFVPVLTPDFDPKVDSYSVDVPYSVNSLSVSPTASYPEGATVKVAGSEIASGASASVPLTGSATSIGVTVTSNVYTDITKTYTINVNKLNKAPDLNYVAAEPHDSQIKLGWGETMDTSYVKANIYRVNEDQSQTLVDTVSKGTYISTLNGLTNGTTYTYIVKGVYQYDGEDPTESAGVTVSATPKELPARQMETLDRGLVAMKKDDGVYVGWRMLGTDPQEIAFNLYRDGEKINSAPITDSTNYLDASGTVDSKYFIRTVQNGVEGSQSQTVSVWDMNYLTVPIQKPADGVTPLGDSYSYRANDASVGDLDGDGQYEIVLKWDPTNSQDNSKSGYTGNTYVDAYEMDGTRLWRVDMGKNIRAGAHYLDIMVYDLDGDGKAEVTFRTADGTIDGQGNVIGDGEADHRNSSGYILTGPEYHTIFEGATGKALATDAYEPERGNVGDWGDTYGNRVDRFGAAIAYLDGERPSIIMQRGYYTRMVFVAYNWRDGKLTKLWTFDSNDAGNESYAGQGNHQLSVADVDGDGKDEIFSGAAAIDDDGTPLWNSHLGHGDAMHLGDLDPDRLGLEFFAVQEVLSSPYSSDMKDARTGRVIWGLPQIGLDVGRGLTADIDPRYKGEEAWNIGGEWNSTTGSLFTVKGEKISDSIPSSNFAIWWDGDLSRELLDHQWLDEPLRVGIPKIDKWNYETNQLENIATFNGTYSNNDTKGNPSLQADILGDWREEVIARTEDSSALRIYSTTDVTDHRIYTLMHDPVYRLGIAWQNTGYNQPPHTSFYLGNDMDAPPTPHIYTTAVHHASGIAVTAPSNTVKKRGQLPFSASFIPESAPSANVVWSVTAEDGTATSLATIDTNGLLSALGAGTVKVTATADDGSGVTGDMLITITSSGSTGGSGSSGGSGSGSGSGSGTSASTETAAGSIKQSLTADAEGKAVADLKSDDVTKAMESAEKGTLKVDLSASADVKAVEVKLPAQTLLTSEKVKSVEVATGLATVRLDAGWFKKHVGDTSAQVELSVTKADTASLSDQAKELIGASDVYDFSLSVDGQKAGRFNGDVEVAIDYDLQPGQNPNSVVVYYLNDNGTLEVVTNGKYNAATGKVEFRPAHFSKYAAAYTPVSFSDLAQADWAKSGIEALAARQIVDGMEEGVFAPGGQVTRAQFLKMLMQAFDLKDDTAVSSLSDVQAGDWYYSAVASAEKLGIVEGKADHTFGVNDAISREDMAVMVYRAAKQLGLQLDPSAAAASFADKGDISAYAVDAVEAMQRSGIIQGTSAETFEPQGQATRAQAAVMIYRLYLQQ is encoded by the coding sequence GTGAACGCATCTGCATATGTGGGTCAGCGTTTCGCTGCGCAGAATGCAGGACTTATTTTCGAATTTGATGCGAATCTGCCGGCAAGCAAAGGCGCAGCCTTATTTTTGATGGACGGCAAGGTCAATGCTACGACCTCGGCTGCTCTTCGCTATCAGCTTGATGCAGGTTTGATTAAAAGATATAACGGCTCCAGCCAAATCACTTATAATACGTCGCATTGGTACCGCTTCCAAATGGTGTTTAATATTCCACAGCGGACGAATACGGTACACGTTGTTGACCTCAATGACGGAACAGAAGTGAACTGGAACGAGACGTTCAACAATACGAATGTTTCAAAGATCAGCAGCTTCGGCTTTTCGATGACACGCAGCGGAGGCAGGCTCAATCTGGCTAACGTTAAGGTGACAGCACTTGATTTGAACGTATCCGCCTTGCAGCTGCACAGCGGGGATTTTGTACCTGTACTGACGCCAGACTTTGACCCTAAGGTAGACAGCTACTCGGTCGATGTGCCTTATTCGGTCAATTCGCTCTCCGTTTCACCGACTGCCAGCTATCCGGAGGGAGCGACGGTAAAGGTAGCGGGGTCGGAGATAGCCAGTGGAGCATCGGCTTCCGTTCCTTTAACCGGCTCGGCGACAAGCATCGGTGTAACCGTAACTTCCAACGTGTATACGGATATCACTAAGACGTACACAATCAACGTAAATAAGTTGAACAAGGCACCGGATTTGAACTATGTGGCGGCAGAACCGCATGATTCTCAGATCAAGCTGGGCTGGGGAGAAACGATGGATACCTCGTATGTAAAAGCCAATATCTACAGAGTGAATGAGGATCAATCGCAAACACTTGTGGATACCGTATCCAAAGGCACCTACATCTCGACTCTTAACGGCCTAACTAACGGAACGACTTACACGTACATCGTGAAAGGCGTCTACCAATATGATGGTGAAGACCCTACGGAATCAGCCGGGGTTACGGTGAGTGCGACACCAAAGGAGCTGCCTGCGAGGCAGATGGAAACCTTGGATCGCGGTTTGGTTGCTATGAAGAAGGATGACGGCGTCTATGTGGGCTGGAGAATGCTGGGCACCGATCCGCAGGAAATTGCCTTCAATCTCTATCGTGACGGGGAGAAAATCAACAGCGCCCCCATTACGGACAGCACCAACTATCTGGATGCTTCGGGAACTGTCGATTCCAAATATTTCATCCGTACCGTACAGAATGGAGTCGAGGGAAGCCAATCCCAAACGGTTAGTGTATGGGACATGAACTATTTAACCGTACCGATTCAAAAACCGGCGGACGGCGTTACCCCACTGGGAGATTCCTACTCCTATAGAGCCAATGATGCATCGGTAGGTGATTTGGACGGAGACGGTCAGTATGAAATCGTGCTGAAATGGGATCCGACTAACTCTCAGGACAACTCGAAATCAGGTTATACAGGAAACACCTATGTAGACGCCTACGAAATGGACGGTACACGTCTGTGGCGAGTCGATATGGGCAAAAATATTCGCGCCGGTGCGCACTATCTGGATATCATGGTGTACGATCTGGACGGCGACGGCAAGGCGGAAGTGACCTTCCGGACAGCTGACGGAACGATCGACGGTCAAGGCAACGTCATTGGGGACGGAGAGGCCGACCATCGTAACTCGAGTGGTTATATTTTGACGGGACCTGAATACCACACCATCTTTGAAGGAGCTACAGGTAAAGCGCTAGCGACGGACGCCTATGAACCGGAAAGAGGCAATGTCGGCGACTGGGGCGACACTTACGGCAACCGGGTAGACCGTTTTGGTGCAGCAATTGCCTACCTCGACGGAGAACGCCCAAGCATCATCATGCAGCGCGGATACTATACGAGAATGGTTTTTGTTGCGTACAACTGGAGAGACGGGAAGCTGACCAAGCTGTGGACCTTTGATTCCAACGATGCAGGCAATGAATCTTATGCCGGACAAGGAAATCATCAATTAAGCGTTGCGGATGTCGATGGAGACGGTAAGGATGAAATCTTCTCCGGAGCTGCAGCCATTGACGATGACGGTACTCCGCTGTGGAATTCCCACTTGGGGCACGGGGATGCCATGCATCTTGGTGACCTGGACCCTGACCGTCTGGGGCTTGAATTCTTTGCTGTGCAAGAGGTACTATCTTCGCCTTATTCTTCTGACATGAAGGATGCCCGCACAGGTAGAGTCATCTGGGGTCTCCCACAGATTGGTCTGGACGTAGGCCGTGGGCTGACAGCGGATATCGACCCTAGATACAAGGGCGAAGAGGCTTGGAATATCGGCGGAGAATGGAACAGTACGACAGGTTCTTTATTCACGGTAAAAGGGGAGAAAATCTCCGATTCGATTCCATCATCGAACTTTGCCATTTGGTGGGATGGGGACCTTAGCAGAGAGCTGCTAGATCATCAGTGGTTGGATGAACCGCTTCGTGTAGGTATTCCAAAGATTGATAAATGGAATTACGAGACCAATCAACTGGAAAATATTGCAACGTTCAACGGAACCTATTCGAACAATGATACTAAAGGGAATCCGTCCCTGCAGGCGGATATTCTAGGCGACTGGCGCGAAGAAGTCATCGCGAGAACAGAAGATAGCAGCGCACTGCGAATTTACTCGACGACCGATGTAACGGATCACCGCATTTACACACTGATGCATGACCCGGTTTATCGACTCGGTATCGCATGGCAGAACACCGGCTACAATCAGCCGCCGCATACAAGCTTCTACCTTGGCAATGATATGGATGCTCCGCCTACACCGCACATTTACACAACAGCTGTGCATCATGCATCGGGCATCGCGGTAACTGCTCCATCGAACACGGTGAAGAAGCGCGGACAGCTGCCATTCAGCGCAAGTTTTATTCCGGAATCTGCACCTAGTGCAAATGTGGTATGGAGCGTGACGGCGGAAGACGGAACTGCCACATCCCTTGCGACCATAGACACAAACGGCTTGTTAAGCGCACTCGGCGCAGGCACGGTAAAGGTCACGGCAACAGCGGATGATGGTTCTGGTGTTACAGGAGATATGCTGATCACCATTACATCCTCTGGCAGCACCGGAGGGTCCGGTTCCTCTGGAGGATCGGGCTCGGGTTCCGGGTCAGGGTCAGGTACGTCTGCTAGCACCGAGACAGCCGCAGGGAGCATCAAGCAATCGCTTACGGCTGATGCCGAAGGCAAAGCAGTAGCGGATTTGAAGAGCGACGATGTGACGAAAGCAATGGAGTCAGCTGAGAAAGGTACTTTGAAAGTGGACCTGAGTGCTTCAGCTGATGTGAAAGCTGTAGAAGTTAAGCTTCCCGCTCAGACCTTGCTTACCTCAGAGAAGGTGAAGAGTGTTGAGGTAGCGACGGGCTTAGCAACCGTTCGTCTGGACGCAGGCTGGTTCAAGAAGCATGTGGGCGATACGTCGGCTCAGGTAGAACTTTCGGTAACGAAGGCGGATACGGCATCGCTATCCGATCAAGCCAAAGAACTGATTGGCGCTAGTGACGTGTACGATTTCAGCTTATCAGTAGATGGCCAAAAGGCAGGCCGCTTCAACGGGGATGTGGAGGTAGCTATTGACTACGACTTGCAGCCAGGGCAAAATCCGAACAGCGTAGTAGTCTACTACCTGAATGACAACGGTACGCTTGAGGTTGTCACAAACGGAAAATATAATGCGGCAACAGGCAAAGTGGAGTTCAGGCCTGCTCATTTCAGTAAATATGCAGCAGCGTATACGCCTGTTAGCTTTAGCGACCTAGCCCAAGCAGATTGGGCGAAGTCAGGAATTGAAGCATTAGCGGCAAGACAAATCGTGGATGGTATGGAGGAGGGTGTATTTGCTCCCGGCGGTCAAGTGACGCGGGCTCAATTCCTCAAAATGCTGATGCAGGCTTTCGATCTCAAAGACGATACAGCCGTCAGCAGCCTGAGCGATGTCCAAGCGGGCGATTGGTACTACAGCGCCGTAGCTTCTGCTGAGAAGCTGGGTATCGTGGAAGGTAAGGCCGACCACACCTTCGGTGTCAATGATGCCATCTCGCGTGAAGATATGGCAGTTATGGTGTACCGAGCTGCTAAGCAGCTTGGGCTGCAGCTGGATCCATCTGCAGCGGCGGCATCATTCGCTGATAAAGGGGACATCTCCGCTTACGCCGTGGATGCTGTGGAAGCGATGCAGCGAAGCGGGATCATTCAAGGCACGAGCGCCGAGACGTTTGAACCGCAAGGTCAAGCTACAAGGGCGCAAGCAGCCGTTATGATCTATCGATTGTATTTGCAGCAGTAA
- a CDS encoding HPr family phosphocarrier protein, with protein MGALETKAIVAINQTANQFQSSIVIQVGGRYIDVKSILGLSITLFNNQAYELYIQGPDEEEARAVMKSVFEKHGFTLKVM; from the coding sequence ATGGGAGCGTTGGAAACCAAAGCAATTGTAGCCATCAATCAAACAGCCAATCAGTTTCAGTCCAGCATCGTCATTCAGGTAGGTGGCAGATACATTGATGTCAAAAGCATCCTAGGCTTAAGCATCACGCTATTCAATAACCAGGCCTACGAGCTCTACATTCAAGGTCCTGATGAAGAAGAAGCTAGAGCCGTCATGAAGAGTGTCTTTGAAAAGCATGGGTTTACTTTGAAAGTTATGTAA
- a CDS encoding TerC family protein yields the protein MELELLVVGLLKIILINIVLSGDNAVVIALACRSLPGEQQKKAIFFGSLGAIILRVLLTFAAVWLLQVPFVQVLGGLLLIWIALKLMKNDEQEEQLSSGRNLMGAIKTILVADLVMSLDNVLAIAGAAGGNYLLIVLGLAISIPLIIFGSKLLMSLMNRFPVIIMLGVGLLGYTAGEMILGDHAVASRLEALPSAVHYSISIILAIAVIVVGKVLSRNRGKEPAQPDWG from the coding sequence ATGGAATTGGAATTATTGGTCGTCGGACTTCTCAAAATTATCCTTATCAACATTGTACTGAGCGGCGACAACGCCGTAGTGATTGCATTAGCCTGCCGCAGCTTGCCTGGCGAGCAGCAGAAAAAGGCCATTTTCTTCGGAAGTCTTGGCGCTATTATCCTTCGGGTCCTGCTTACCTTTGCAGCCGTCTGGCTGCTGCAGGTTCCTTTTGTCCAGGTGTTGGGCGGTCTCTTGTTGATCTGGATTGCACTGAAACTAATGAAGAATGATGAGCAGGAGGAGCAGCTTTCATCAGGGCGTAATTTGATGGGGGCCATTAAAACGATTCTCGTTGCCGATTTAGTCATGAGCTTGGATAACGTGCTCGCTATCGCTGGAGCTGCAGGCGGGAATTATCTCCTTATCGTTCTCGGATTAGCGATTAGCATTCCTCTTATCATCTTTGGAAGCAAGCTTTTGATGTCACTCATGAACCGTTTTCCTGTCATTATCATGCTGGGTGTCGGCTTGCTGGGCTACACAGCCGGTGAAATGATTCTTGGAGATCACGCTGTAGCCTCTCGCTTAGAGGCACTTCCATCCGCTGTTCACTATAGTATCTCGATTATCCTTGCGATTGCTGTAATTGTTGTTGGCAAGGTATTATCCAGGAATCGAGGGAAGGAGCCTGCACAGCCGGATTGGGGGTAA
- a CDS encoding TetR family transcriptional regulator, whose translation MSPKISDEHKELRRQQILEAAERVFIRKGYEPATMKDFVEEAEMSRGWIYLYFQSKEEIFGALMEKFDTANAKEMNEQLEETDSTWEALVALLNQQKKDLSATAESLSPTFYEYYLSGWRDSLRREQLTRRFERSIAGYTRLLQTGVDRGEFNPSLPIALVAKIIVSQLDGILSHTLAVGAEQAEADRLLDALIVYTRQLLGVSK comes from the coding sequence ATGTCACCGAAGATTTCAGACGAACATAAGGAGCTGCGGCGGCAGCAAATCCTAGAGGCGGCAGAGAGGGTTTTTATTCGCAAAGGATATGAGCCTGCGACGATGAAGGATTTTGTAGAGGAAGCCGAAATGAGCCGTGGCTGGATTTATTTATATTTTCAAAGCAAAGAAGAAATCTTTGGAGCGTTAATGGAGAAGTTCGATACGGCTAATGCCAAAGAGATGAACGAACAGCTCGAAGAAACAGATTCCACTTGGGAGGCGCTGGTTGCGCTTTTGAATCAACAGAAGAAGGACCTGTCCGCAACGGCTGAAAGCCTATCGCCGACCTTCTATGAGTACTACTTGTCGGGATGGAGGGATTCCCTCAGAAGGGAGCAGCTCACCCGCCGATTCGAGCGGAGCATCGCAGGCTACACGCGGCTGCTGCAAACCGGCGTCGACCGCGGTGAATTTAATCCATCGCTGCCCATTGCGCTCGTTGCAAAAATCATTGTCTCTCAGCTCGATGGCATCTTGTCGCACACCTTAGCTGTAGGAGCTGAGCAAGCCGAGGCGGACCGGCTATTAGATGCATTAATCGTGTACACCAGGCAGCTGCTTGGGGTGAGCAAGTAG